AGGGCATGTAACACTGCTGAGAGTCCCCAGGAGGGGGCCAGCCGTCTGATCTGTGGGCGACGATTCGCCATGCCTTTGATGAGTTGCGCAATGTACGGGTTGTTGCTCAGTGTGGAGCCATCTGGGAAGCCCTGGTGGATGACAGCGATGGCCGACCTGTAATTCCTGATAGTGGAGACTTGTTTCCCTTCTCCGAAGAGTGAGAGGAGGAACTCGGCTATCTGTGTCACAGAGGCAGCAGGCAGCAGTATCTGTCTCGGTCGGCACCATTGGTCGAACTTCCGCAGacgggaatcgtaagtcgctgcggtcgttccccttctagcgtcggctgccatcgcggcagctgcttctgaaaagcctctctgtcgtagggaagaccggacagcctccaggcaactaattgtaaccccttgatgtctgggtgggagagagttccctgtctctgggacagtaggtggggcttgtccggtagactcactgggacgtccatgaggagttgggggatctcggcgaaccagggtctgcgaggccagaacggggctattagtgtgaacctgcccttggagttccGAATTTTCCTGAGGACTTGTCCGATCATACATAGCGGCGGGAAGATGTACGCATCCATGTGGTCCCAGGAGAGGGACATTGCGTCCGTGTGGTAGGCCAGGGGGTGGAATCGTCTGGAACAGAAGGTCtggagtttgttgttcttgtgtgttgcgaacaggtctatcgtgggcctgccgaagatcgaaaagattctgtcgcaagtctcctgttccagagaccattcgttggggtctatATGCCCCCTGGATAGGGCGTCCGCCATCACGTTGAGCTTGCCTGCGATGTGGGAAGCCCTTAGGATCGTGCCGGAGTCCTCGGCCGCTGTTATCACCTCCCACGCGAGTCGGCACAGTCTCTCTGAGCGGGTGCCCCCCTGCCGATTGATATAGGCCACCACTGTCGTGTTGTCGGTGAAGATTGTGGTTATCGTTCCCTGTACGTGGTCGTTGAAAGCTTCCAGGGCTCTTTTGACCGCCATCATCTCCAGGATGTTGATGTGGAGAGATGTTTCTGTTTGGGACCACGTCCCCCATGCTGTGCGATTGCTCCAGTGAGCTCCCCATCCGGACAGTGACGCGTCCGTCGTtatcgatgtcattggtagctgtatcgcaaagggtacccctgaactccagttgtttgggtcgagccaccatcgaaagtgttgtgtgacctcctctgacctgtagatgagcgttgttttgtctgggtctgtagggtctgcggacctcagcaggtgcagttgcagaggtcgcatgtgtagcctgcacagtcttactatatcgacgaggctggccatgagtcccagggcccggagccatgtccccgttggtgacccccggtgtgccaagatctgttgtgtggtcgccttgactgccgcgactctttcttctgagggtcgggctaccccggtggtgaagtccagtatggccccgaggaactggatcgtctgggagggtgatagccgtgatttcttctggttcacgatccagcccagttcttgaagggtctggagcgttttgtggacgttgttggttgcttccgatagactgttccctactaccaaccagtcgtctagatatacgtagagggtgacccctctttttctgaggtaggcgactactgctcccgcgactctcgtgaaggttctgggagccgtggctaggccgagtgggagcgcccggaactggtagtcttgttctgcgtaccggaacgctaggaatcgtcggtgttctttgtgtatcaagatgtgcaggtaggcgtcccgtaagtctacggtcgccgcccacatgccctttctgagtaggggtaatattaagtttaaggtctccatacggaagtgttttggtctgatgtgttttgtgttcaggggttttaggtttagaatgggacgccaggtgccgtcccgttttttggtcagaaaaaaggaggaccggaagagtggtcccgtctcttccggaactcttgtaattgcctgcttggccagcagggccagaatttccccttctagggctaagcgtttgacggggtccgtgggtgtgagtgtctgccttcctccgcccccgaaaggtgggctggaggagaattctattttgtacccgtgtttgactgtgtccaacacccacttgtccccgccaataaattcccattgctgggagaagtttgttagtctcccccccaccggcggaatggccgcggtgaggtgggcacccctagggctgggcggcgaacgctggtcgattggaggagcggtcactgtcccgtctggtcgacgtggagcctctgcctcctctgggggcccaggggcgggttggacggaaggctgccccccggcttcggcctctgagagctcctctgctcaTAGATTTGGCGGGTGCTGCTCTCGTTCCCCTAGGTGCTCTGCTCTCCCTCGGGCGGAAGGGTCTGGTTCTCTGGGTAGGTGGGGGTCGGAATTCTGATTTGGCCAGAGTCTCCCTTCGGGCTACCTCTTCCTGgagtttcttttggaagcagcccgcaaaaaggtcttccccgaggattggtagttccagcattctgtccttcgcctccgtcgaaggccaatggatggcggagacgatgttttgtctacgggccttaacggacctggtagcgacccttgcaaattgatcgtacgcgagtctgacgagggggcccagcagcaggaggagctggcccgcttcGTCCCTGGATACTTGGCTGCTGTCCTCAGGGAGCTGTTGGTGGTGTCGCATAAGGACTTCGGctgatagcattagtaccgatgcgaacttcatgcccgaacgggctgccatgtccacctctaccaaaagctcTTCTAGCTTCCTCTGGTCCGGGGTCTTGAACACGTGTGTGGATGAGGCCCCTTGTTCGGCTTTCAATCTCTCCTTGGCCTCCTGGGGAATGGTTGGGCATCTGAATAGATCCTTCCATGCCTCGTCAGGTACCCTGACCGCTCTATCTGCCCTGGCCGGGAAGGCCGTCCACTTGGTCTTGTTGGCAATggcctcaaatctgtcataacaggttgcgtctactggtatggtagttttgggcttatatgacgcttcgccggtcgccgtcaattttgatacccggcccgccttctgcggttgcgtctcgggttcctcgaaccccaggtgtcGTCTGAATATGTCTGCCGCCCGTGTTATTAGCTCCTGTGGGAGGGCTCCTCCTGTCACGGGTGCTTCCTCCGGTTCGTAATTGTGACCAAAGCTGTCCTCCATAGGATCGTAGTCGAGAGGGTCTGGATCTATGGGCTCCCCTTCGTCCTCCAAGCCGGAAAGAttcaccgacgctctgcaatccagagcgtccgggtccggggccggttgcggggccatggtcgatacggggctggtagggcccggtgccacgtcggctaccgtggacgtcctttgctccagcaggggccgtagcaggccggtgagtttggaaagccaagctggttcctcttcctgacgccgtctcggggaccggcgcctcctcttggatcttctgtatccatcgtcggaagagtccgaggactcgtcggagattggagagtatctcttcctctctctacgtcttggggatcttgtatgcgaccccgatctctcccttctgggtcggcgggaggactctctctccctactttctcgggccgggatctccgtcggaacccgcctctccggctccctgtccggctccctggaacgggaccggctccgtctccgcgtcccctcggttgctctctctttaggacccgagcctcccacggccggggggccgcgctctgtgggtctgtttagctgcggcccggactgagacggagtctccagcccggccgagctgtgcctctgctttggaggtcttttcctggcaggagccttgcctttgctcctgcccttccctctggccgtaactgatccggacgtagccggggccgttaggggaattctttctctttctctttcctctctctctacctctttctctccttcggccctctcctggccactctcctccacctctctctctactactccctcctcctctctatctcccgttattcctggaacctccggcgccccgattgcgctcgggatcgagtccagccttccctggagcttgctacgtaagccctcaagccacaggtcgatgtcctgccactgagctggtgtaaacttaatacacaccaggcaggggtctcgtcgagtgcaggatctgcattttggacaaaggtcgtgttcgtcccaggctctgcctgggcgaaacatagagcagttgatgcacttcaatggattgcgtgacatgctgaataaccggattaaggaagattacttcttagtgataaatgaacaacaatagaagcttaacgtaagaggggagaactagggagggaattaggcttaggtggagcgtagcgtaacctagcaacggtaaacaaggtaacgctacggggtggcctaacatgaaaatgcaagctgaaacaaaaatgagagagcgagaaatacatACGAAAAAGAGTGAATATATGTGAGCAATATGAATCCCCAAAAGGGGGACGAGAGAAACTAATTGGGGGAAGAAAGCTAGTAACCAAgctaagaaaacaacaaaacaacaacacgctatagcgtggggaggaatagggcgggaacctaggcagtttcgcggaactgctaaccccgccgcaaaccaacccgaggaggaaacgcactacgaaaacagtccccaaaaccctccctttttgataaaaaggatacttatcggtcaggaaaggactgtcaaacttctaaagatccgaagctaaaaaacttccggcgatcgtcgaagaaaaccaagacaatttt
This window of the Apostichopus japonicus isolate 1M-3 chromosome 9, ASM3797524v1, whole genome shotgun sequence genome carries:
- the LOC139973589 gene encoding uncharacterized protein, with amino-acid sequence MSRNPLKCINCSMFRPGRAWDEHDLCPKCRSCTRRDPCLVCIKFTPAQWQDIDLWLEGLRSKLQGRLDSIPSAIGAPEVPGITGDREEEGVVEREVEESGQERAEGEKEVEREERERERIPLTAPATSGSVTARGKGRSKGKAPARKRPPKQRHSSAGLETPSQSGPQLNRPTERGPPAVGGSGPKERATEGTRRRSRSRSREPDREPERRVPTEIPARESRERESSRRPRRERSGSHTRSPRRRERKRYSPISDESSDSSDDGYRRSKRRRRSPRRRQEEEPAWLSKLTGLLRPLLEQRTSTVADVAPGPTSPVSTMAPQPAPDPDALDCRASVNLSGLEDEGEPIDPDPLDYDPMEDSFGHNYEPEEAPVTGGALPQELITRAADIFRRHLGFEEPETQPQKAGRVSKLTATGEASYKPKTTIPVDATCYDRFEAIANKTKWTAFPARADRAVRVPDEAWKDLFRCPTIPQEAKERLKAEQGASSTHVFKTPDQRKLEELLVEVDMAARSGMKFASVLMLSAEVLMRHHQQLPEDSSQVSRDEAGQLLLLLGPLVRLAYDQFARVATRSVKARRQNIVSAIHWPSTEAKDRMLELPILGEDLFAGCFQKKLQEEVARRETLAKSEFRPPPTQRTRPFRPRESRAPRGTRAAPAKSMSRGALRGRSRGAAFRPTRPWAPRGGRGSTSTRRDSDRSSNRPAFAAQP